The Corallococcus soli genome has a window encoding:
- a CDS encoding S8 family serine peptidase yields MKLKLTQAVSALSLLAAACGPMPEGQESGSEQFGHTAQMIRRERAIPNEYIVVLRDSTQEVRQQGATNIARELVSLNGGRVLRTYEHTIQGFLANMSEAEAQRLLSDPRVAYVQENGLIHVSATQTGATWGIDRIDQRDLPRNSSYTYNVDGTGVHAYVIDTGIRLTHTDFTGRTGDGYDFIDNDNNPSDCHGHGTHVAGTVGGTTWGVAKKVTLHGVRVLDCTGYGNDAQVIGGIDWVAANHIKPAVANMSLGDVAIQAIDDATERLIAAGVTTVVAAGNDSANACNYSPARAPNAITVGSTTSSDGRSSFSNYGTCLDIFAPGSSITSTSNSGNSSSTSMSGTSMAAPHVAGAAALYLSANPTATPAQVRDALVNNATPNKVTSPGTGSPNRLLYTLFITGGGGSDTTPPTTSITAPVGGATLSGTASLSANASDNVGVSRVEFFAGTTLLGTATAAPYSFAWNTTAVANGTYALTTKAYDAANNVGTSATVSVTVNNGTGGCSISEQLLLNAGFESGNTGWTTSSGVIDGTTSGSAPRTGTYKAYLNGYGATRTEFAYQDVAIPSTACSATFSFWARITTAETTSTTAYDKLAIQVRNSAGTVLATLATYSNLDKGTAYVQRTFDLAAYKGQTVRIYFNGTEDSSLQTSFFLDDTALNIVR; encoded by the coding sequence ATGAAACTGAAACTGACCCAGGCGGTGAGTGCCCTCTCCTTGCTGGCCGCGGCATGCGGCCCGATGCCAGAGGGACAGGAGTCCGGCAGCGAGCAGTTCGGTCACACGGCGCAGATGATCCGCCGTGAGCGGGCCATCCCCAACGAGTACATCGTCGTCCTGCGCGACTCCACGCAGGAGGTCCGGCAGCAGGGGGCGACGAACATCGCCCGGGAGCTGGTGTCCCTCAACGGGGGCAGGGTGCTGCGGACCTATGAGCACACCATCCAAGGCTTCCTGGCGAACATGAGCGAGGCCGAGGCCCAGCGCCTCCTGTCCGACCCGCGCGTGGCGTACGTGCAGGAGAACGGCCTCATCCACGTGTCGGCGACGCAGACGGGCGCGACCTGGGGCATCGACCGCATCGACCAGCGGGACCTGCCGCGCAACAGCTCCTACACCTACAACGTCGACGGCACCGGCGTGCACGCGTACGTCATCGACACCGGCATCCGGCTGACGCACACGGACTTCACCGGTCGCACCGGTGACGGCTACGACTTCATCGACAACGACAACAACCCCTCCGACTGCCATGGCCACGGCACGCACGTGGCGGGCACGGTGGGCGGCACGACCTGGGGCGTGGCGAAGAAGGTCACCCTCCACGGCGTGCGGGTGCTCGACTGCACGGGCTACGGAAACGACGCGCAGGTCATTGGCGGCATCGACTGGGTGGCCGCCAACCACATCAAGCCCGCGGTCGCCAACATGAGCCTGGGCGACGTGGCCATCCAGGCCATCGATGATGCGACGGAGCGGTTGATCGCCGCGGGCGTCACGACGGTGGTCGCCGCCGGCAACGACAGCGCCAACGCCTGCAACTACTCGCCGGCCCGTGCGCCCAACGCCATCACCGTGGGCTCCACCACCAGCAGCGATGGCCGCTCGTCGTTCTCCAACTACGGCACGTGCCTGGACATCTTCGCGCCGGGCTCGAGCATCACCTCGACCTCGAACTCGGGCAACTCGTCGAGCACCTCGATGAGCGGCACGTCCATGGCCGCGCCGCACGTGGCCGGCGCGGCGGCGCTCTACCTGAGCGCCAACCCCACCGCGACGCCCGCGCAGGTGCGCGACGCGCTGGTGAACAACGCCACGCCGAACAAGGTCACCAGCCCGGGGACGGGTTCGCCCAACCGGCTGCTGTACACGCTCTTCATCACCGGCGGCGGCGGCAGCGACACCACCCCGCCGACGACGTCCATCACCGCCCCCGTGGGCGGCGCCACGCTGAGCGGCACCGCGAGCCTGAGCGCCAACGCCTCCGACAACGTGGGCGTGTCGCGCGTGGAGTTCTTCGCGGGCACCACGCTGCTGGGCACGGCGACGGCCGCGCCGTACAGCTTCGCGTGGAACACGACGGCGGTGGCCAACGGCACCTATGCGCTGACCACGAAGGCGTATGACGCGGCGAACAACGTGGGCACGTCCGCCACGGTGTCGGTGACGGTGAACAACGGCACGGGCGGGTGCTCCATCTCCGAGCAGCTCCTGCTCAACGCGGGCTTCGAGAGCGGCAACACGGGCTGGACCACCTCGTCGGGCGTCATCGACGGCACCACGTCCGGCAGTGCGCCGCGCACGGGCACGTACAAGGCCTATCTGAACGGCTACGGCGCCACGCGCACCGAGTTCGCGTACCAGGACGTCGCCATCCCCTCCACGGCGTGCAGCGCCACGTTCAGCTTCTGGGCGCGCATCACCACGGCGGAGACGACGAGCACGACGGCCTACGACAAGCTGGCCATCCAGGTCCGCAACAGCGCGGGCACGGTGCTGGCGACGCTGGCCACCTACAGCAACCTGGACAAGGGCACGGCCTACGTGCAGCGGACGTTCGACCTGGCCGCGTACAAGGGCCAGACCGTGCGCATCTACTTCAACGGCACGGAGGACTCGTCGCTGCAGACGAGCTTCTTCCTTGATGACACCGCGCTGAACATCGTCCGGTAG
- a CDS encoding STY4851/ECs_5259 family protein: MPVALSGWLGSFLELRRTASHKLSDGRPLFRYRCDSTEFEALQRSLREQLRGRLDNADGWEAASFCLCAAEWWRRNYREGSWTWRGILEALDVGDVPHAQLAQLTERGLRFWGRRVLERGGRQEYLLSLALEGGMPLRLVERPDTHVGRFLLRLIQELRDFPDPNTPALELAQRSRHVLPSALQNEQVLMLSAELAAGVVLLQRQVRGEGDPYQALDARVPDWRERLPMDMHHKTAEMLLRSLIQAARAVPSSQGELKVTTRLLPWHQGYRLERAITLPRQLNYAGLAQLLNQRELPARLQLIALARDGTRLLLAMLTQRSATEYLVETSHGASARLSGNTWLGPVLLSAWSLGQELGRHVLPRGEELGELPWLFVPDLQAKEEGIWRLAGTGGGRFRVPEVLIALPEGAILTVQGPGALWARLGQLVGGREVFRLQGSVQVALADVGICQVHTSADTDEAQQCRLEVEPRKLLPGVVAYLGVPSLRVSFATGFEQRRDSREIEYRLASSKTWQRVDGACVGDVSLRYLSDGALLFQTQARVLPSGASLHSQPEGARHGRLRLSAFGGATVKVPPIPHVYANVQTSGMDTEILLRSDGEAPESTSLDVAWPGGQACSLRVPFPRQLVGFTDTSARPLQDGTLVPLERLGRVLALVRTSQLQASAELEAAPSGKAHHLDPFFRLKVPLRCTSPGTLELNLGELESALAKRLASFGDLDAFYELRLRVRGANEPRPAVLRVGRYDLTLAPDWESSQVRLAERHLAGSNVPETLAVELRPLIHPAAPERELERVGPGAWRIPSDLAPGPWLVTGREGSWYRVRPLLWNVRAGGGEKEEPMLGPLQRAVCVPHPQRRKAELDAALEALGGDANHPDWPTLLTYLRSVGELPPETFDAVRQLVDHPRTAALAMFHLSEPDRSRIWAGLEEIPFQWPLVPARAWLEAAGAWLGSSAALSPELRGSVESMLHARYGDVCKMVQSRFAGLEAVLQWTTARMVSSGLLPRVRTPSGVSPAVAAALRSALEEELRQLRRVHADAHWPSVSNYHSSIEEPLRCFPASAQRHVFSPLQDIAESLPLLNAPVLAALAMVYDLRLSAETRFALRTLRESHPSWFSFAFGYVASICLYEVA; this comes from the coding sequence ATGCCCGTTGCCCTCTCTGGTTGGCTTGGGTCTTTCCTCGAGCTGCGCCGGACGGCCTCACACAAGTTGTCGGATGGACGGCCCCTCTTCCGCTATCGCTGCGATAGTACCGAGTTCGAGGCACTTCAGCGCTCGCTGCGGGAGCAGCTCCGGGGGCGGTTGGATAATGCAGACGGTTGGGAGGCGGCCTCGTTCTGCCTTTGTGCTGCGGAGTGGTGGCGTCGCAACTACCGTGAGGGAAGCTGGACTTGGCGGGGCATTCTCGAGGCCTTGGACGTGGGCGATGTACCGCATGCCCAGTTGGCCCAGTTAACCGAAAGGGGGCTGCGCTTCTGGGGACGACGCGTACTCGAGCGCGGCGGACGTCAGGAGTACCTCCTGTCGCTCGCTCTCGAGGGTGGCATGCCGCTCCGGCTCGTGGAGCGGCCAGATACCCATGTGGGGCGCTTCCTCCTGCGACTCATTCAGGAGCTGCGCGATTTCCCCGATCCGAACACGCCCGCGCTGGAGCTTGCGCAGCGCTCACGCCATGTCTTGCCCTCGGCCCTTCAGAACGAGCAGGTGCTCATGCTTAGCGCCGAACTTGCCGCCGGCGTGGTCTTGCTCCAGCGACAGGTCCGTGGCGAGGGGGACCCCTACCAAGCCCTCGACGCCCGGGTGCCGGATTGGAGGGAGCGGCTACCCATGGATATGCATCACAAGACGGCGGAAATGCTGCTCCGCAGTCTCATCCAGGCTGCCCGCGCGGTTCCCTCTAGTCAGGGAGAGTTGAAGGTCACTACGCGTCTGCTTCCGTGGCATCAGGGCTACCGTCTCGAACGAGCCATCACCCTTCCTCGCCAGCTCAACTACGCCGGGCTCGCGCAGCTCCTCAATCAAAGGGAGCTTCCCGCGCGCTTGCAGCTCATTGCCCTCGCCCGTGACGGCACGAGGCTGCTGCTGGCCATGCTGACCCAGCGCTCGGCGACAGAGTATTTGGTGGAGACGTCCCACGGCGCCTCCGCGCGGCTATCCGGCAATACATGGCTCGGGCCGGTGCTCCTGTCCGCTTGGTCTTTGGGCCAGGAATTGGGACGGCACGTCCTGCCCCGTGGCGAGGAGCTCGGCGAGCTGCCCTGGCTCTTTGTCCCAGACCTCCAGGCGAAGGAAGAGGGGATCTGGCGCCTCGCGGGAACAGGCGGCGGGCGGTTCCGGGTCCCCGAGGTGCTGATCGCCCTGCCCGAGGGCGCCATCCTGACTGTGCAAGGGCCCGGTGCACTCTGGGCCCGCCTGGGCCAGCTCGTGGGCGGGCGCGAGGTCTTCCGGCTCCAGGGAAGCGTGCAAGTGGCGCTCGCTGACGTAGGCATTTGTCAAGTGCACACGAGTGCTGACACGGACGAGGCGCAGCAGTGCCGCCTGGAGGTGGAACCCCGGAAACTGCTCCCGGGGGTGGTGGCGTACCTTGGTGTCCCCTCCCTGCGTGTAAGCTTCGCCACGGGCTTCGAGCAGCGCCGCGATAGCCGAGAGATCGAATACCGGCTGGCGAGTTCGAAAACGTGGCAGCGCGTGGACGGTGCCTGCGTCGGTGACGTTAGCCTCCGCTATCTCTCCGACGGTGCGCTGCTGTTCCAAACCCAGGCGCGCGTCCTACCTTCCGGAGCCTCGCTGCACTCGCAACCCGAGGGGGCTCGTCACGGCCGTCTGCGTCTCAGTGCGTTCGGGGGGGCGACCGTGAAGGTGCCGCCCATTCCCCATGTTTATGCAAATGTCCAGACATCCGGGATGGACACTGAGATCCTGCTGCGCTCCGACGGTGAGGCTCCTGAGTCCACCTCCCTTGATGTGGCTTGGCCTGGCGGGCAGGCGTGCTCACTTCGGGTCCCCTTCCCGCGGCAACTCGTCGGATTTACCGACACCTCGGCGCGCCCGCTTCAGGATGGAACCCTTGTGCCGTTGGAGCGACTCGGGCGTGTGCTCGCGCTCGTGCGAACCTCGCAACTTCAGGCCTCGGCGGAGCTGGAGGCTGCGCCAAGCGGGAAGGCCCACCACCTGGATCCCTTCTTTCGCTTGAAAGTGCCCCTGCGTTGCACCTCACCGGGAACGCTCGAGCTGAACCTTGGGGAACTCGAGTCCGCGCTGGCGAAGCGGCTCGCGAGCTTCGGGGACTTGGATGCGTTCTATGAGCTGCGGCTCCGAGTCCGTGGGGCGAACGAGCCACGCCCCGCCGTTCTGCGTGTGGGCCGCTACGACCTGACACTCGCGCCGGACTGGGAGTCGTCCCAGGTGCGGTTGGCGGAGAGGCACTTGGCAGGGTCGAACGTGCCGGAGACGCTCGCGGTGGAGCTCCGTCCGCTCATTCATCCAGCAGCACCCGAGCGCGAACTGGAGCGCGTGGGTCCGGGGGCTTGGCGCATCCCCTCGGATTTGGCACCGGGTCCCTGGCTCGTTACGGGCCGAGAGGGGAGCTGGTACCGCGTGCGCCCGCTCCTCTGGAACGTTCGTGCAGGGGGAGGGGAAAAAGAGGAGCCCATGCTCGGTCCCCTTCAACGCGCGGTATGCGTCCCTCACCCCCAGCGCCGCAAAGCGGAACTGGATGCCGCGCTCGAGGCGCTCGGTGGCGACGCGAACCACCCGGATTGGCCCACACTCCTTACCTACCTTCGCAGCGTGGGGGAGTTGCCTCCTGAGACCTTCGATGCCGTGCGGCAACTGGTGGACCATCCCCGGACGGCCGCGCTCGCCATGTTTCACCTCTCAGAGCCGGACCGCAGCCGCATCTGGGCGGGGCTCGAGGAGATTCCCTTTCAGTGGCCGCTCGTTCCCGCGCGTGCGTGGCTGGAGGCCGCAGGGGCCTGGCTCGGTTCGTCGGCGGCCCTCTCCCCTGAACTCCGCGGGAGCGTCGAGTCGATGCTCCACGCGCGTTATGGCGACGTCTGCAAGATGGTTCAGAGCCGCTTCGCGGGGCTGGAGGCGGTCCTCCAATGGACAACGGCGCGGATGGTTTCTTCCGGCCTGCTCCCCCGTGTGCGGACTCCTTCCGGGGTGTCCCCTGCGGTGGCCGCAGCCCTCCGCTCGGCACTCGAAGAGGAACTGCGGCAACTGCGGCGCGTGCACGCGGACGCTCACTGGCCCTCTGTTTCGAACTATCACTCGTCCATCGAAGAGCCGCTGCGGTGCTTCCCGGCCAGTGCCCAGCGGCACGTTTTCTCCCCCCTGCAGGACATCGCGGAGTCCCTGCCACTGCTCAACGCCCCGGTGCTCGCGGCGTTGGCGATGGTCTATGACCTGCGGCTCTCTGCGGAGACTCGGTTCGCCTTGCGCACCCTGCGCGAGTCGCATCCCAGTTGGTTCTCTTTCGCGTTCGGTTACGTGGCTTCCATTTGTCTCTACGAGGTGGCGTGA